In the genome of Coraliomargarita algicola, one region contains:
- the ispG gene encoding (E)-4-hydroxy-3-methylbut-2-enyl-diphosphate synthase — protein sequence MTMIDTSKLLYCDSRYQAKRRHSRVMNVGGIQIGGDQPIRVQSMTTTNTQDVDATVAQTLALAEAGCEIVRITAPNKQAAAALGEISKKLRAAKCDVPLVADIHFLPAAAMEAAKHVEKVRINPGNYADKKKFAVLEYTDAAYQEELERLYESFSPIVLRCKELGRAMRIGTNHGSLSDRLMNRYGDSPLGMVESALEFIRIAESHNYYDICLSMKSSNPKVMIEAYRLAVARMNQEGMNYPLHLGVTEAGDGEDARVKSAIGIGTLLNDGLGDTIRVSLTEDPIYEVPVARDLAEKAMSLWQEQADRPLPELTKDRIDPFDFRKRATRPITLSEQCTLGGESVPAVVVKTQHRISEITDIVQDVCRTQTKLKDSKLECLQLSIQTPEDFQHFSAIHEALHSVVQAFVLELSDAIDIEHLQEFKWPHGLSGTILLQKIAREDAFYAANLLQFCRDQSFIFALDTSAEALREEIAAQLKPMGSEALILTSSLPAEDIHPVGSYRALVEAAEGCVPDAPIWLRNTLYNTLAPKDYYSDRLLESSLFTGALLCDGIGDMVSIETEPLLEKGTTLAYNILQGARARISKTEFVACPSCGRTLFDLQSVTQKIRARTDHLKGVTIAIMGCIVNGPGEMADADFGYVGGAPSKINLYVGKECVKYNVPASEALDRLIDLIKEHGKWVEPT from the coding sequence ATGACCATGATCGACACCTCTAAACTTCTTTATTGCGACTCTCGCTATCAAGCCAAGCGCCGTCATTCACGCGTAATGAACGTCGGTGGCATACAAATTGGCGGCGACCAGCCAATCCGAGTGCAATCGATGACCACCACCAACACCCAGGACGTGGATGCCACGGTCGCCCAAACACTCGCATTGGCGGAAGCTGGCTGCGAAATTGTACGCATTACAGCCCCCAATAAACAAGCGGCCGCCGCTCTCGGCGAAATTTCCAAAAAATTACGGGCCGCCAAATGCGACGTCCCCCTAGTCGCCGACATCCACTTCCTGCCAGCCGCCGCGATGGAAGCTGCCAAGCACGTCGAAAAGGTGCGTATCAATCCTGGCAACTATGCCGACAAAAAGAAATTTGCGGTGCTCGAATACACCGACGCCGCCTATCAGGAAGAATTGGAGCGCCTATACGAGTCTTTTAGCCCCATCGTGTTGCGCTGCAAGGAACTCGGCCGCGCCATGCGTATCGGCACCAATCATGGCTCCCTCTCCGACCGACTGATGAATCGCTACGGCGACTCGCCGCTAGGCATGGTCGAGAGTGCGCTGGAATTTATTCGTATCGCGGAAAGCCACAATTACTACGACATCTGCCTCTCCATGAAGTCCAGCAACCCGAAGGTCATGATCGAAGCATACCGCCTGGCGGTCGCCCGCATGAACCAAGAAGGCATGAACTACCCACTCCACCTAGGCGTCACCGAAGCGGGTGACGGCGAAGACGCCCGGGTCAAAAGCGCCATCGGAATTGGCACACTGCTCAACGACGGCCTGGGCGATACGATTCGCGTCTCGTTAACCGAAGACCCGATCTACGAAGTGCCTGTGGCCCGCGACCTAGCCGAAAAAGCGATGTCACTCTGGCAAGAACAGGCCGACCGTCCGCTCCCTGAATTAACCAAAGATCGCATCGACCCCTTCGACTTTCGCAAGCGCGCCACGCGTCCGATTACACTCAGCGAACAATGCACACTCGGCGGAGAGTCCGTGCCCGCAGTTGTCGTTAAAACACAACACCGCATCAGCGAAATCACAGACATCGTGCAAGATGTCTGTCGCACCCAGACAAAGCTCAAAGATAGCAAACTCGAATGTCTACAGCTCAGTATTCAAACACCTGAGGATTTTCAGCATTTCAGCGCCATCCACGAAGCCCTCCACAGCGTCGTACAAGCTTTCGTGCTGGAGCTCTCAGACGCCATCGACATTGAACACCTGCAAGAATTCAAATGGCCGCACGGCCTATCAGGCACCATCTTACTACAAAAGATCGCTCGTGAAGATGCCTTTTACGCCGCCAATCTCTTACAATTTTGCCGTGATCAGAGTTTTATCTTCGCCCTCGATACCAGCGCCGAAGCCTTACGCGAAGAAATTGCGGCACAACTGAAGCCCATGGGCAGCGAAGCCCTCATCCTCACCAGCAGTTTGCCCGCGGAGGACATACACCCCGTCGGTAGCTATCGCGCCCTGGTTGAAGCGGCCGAAGGCTGCGTGCCCGACGCTCCGATCTGGCTACGCAATACGCTCTATAATACTCTCGCCCCCAAAGACTACTATTCAGATCGCCTGCTGGAGAGTAGCCTATTTACCGGCGCCCTACTTTGCGACGGTATCGGCGACATGGTCAGCATCGAAACAGAGCCACTACTAGAAAAAGGCACCACCCTCGCCTATAACATTTTACAAGGGGCTCGCGCACGCATCAGTAAGACAGAATTCGTCGCCTGCCCCAGTTGCGGCCGCACATTATTCGATCTACAAAGTGTCACTCAAAAAATCCGCGCCCGCACCGATCACTTAAAAGGCGTAACCATCGCAATCATGGGCTGCATCGTCAATGGCCCTGGCGAAATGGCCGATGCAGACTTTGGCTATGTCGGCGGCGCTCCCTCCAAGATCAACCTCTACGTAGGTAAAGAGTGCGTTAAATATAACGTGCCCGCAAGCGAAGCACTCGACCGGCTCATCGACCTGATCAAAGAGCACGGCAAGTGGGTCGAACCGACCTAA
- a CDS encoding D-2-hydroxyacid dehydrogenase, producing MMKMKIWCNLTLGEAEQQLLLEGLRGHEFIESPVAATSVLAEAEPDETLYEADIALGQPTPEDVLKAPNLKFLQITSAGYTRYDTAEFRAGVQARNIVVANSSSVYDLPCAEHLMSFMLAQSRNLPAALAGNTCENGAPEWNVLRAGCRPLAGQSVLILGYGAIGEMFVQLLAPFKMDVTAVRRTPTGRERVRTLALDALPEVLGQADHVVNILPDSTETSNFVDAKFLSLMKAGAAFYNIGRGTTVNQADLAAALSSNHIHSAWLDVTDPEPLPQAHPLRRLANCHITPHTAGGHQGESLSVIRHFLENLAAFESGQAIRNRIM from the coding sequence ATGATGAAAATGAAAATTTGGTGTAATTTGACTCTTGGCGAAGCAGAGCAACAGCTGCTGCTGGAAGGGCTTCGGGGGCATGAGTTTATCGAGTCTCCGGTGGCTGCGACATCGGTGCTGGCGGAGGCTGAGCCGGATGAAACTCTCTACGAAGCGGACATTGCGCTGGGGCAACCGACGCCTGAGGATGTTTTAAAAGCTCCGAACTTGAAATTTTTGCAGATCACCAGTGCGGGCTATACTCGCTATGATACGGCTGAATTTCGGGCTGGGGTGCAGGCACGAAATATAGTGGTGGCGAATAGTTCGTCGGTTTACGATTTGCCCTGTGCGGAGCATTTGATGTCTTTTATGTTGGCGCAAAGTCGTAATTTACCGGCGGCTCTTGCGGGGAATACATGTGAAAATGGTGCTCCGGAATGGAACGTGCTGCGTGCGGGCTGCCGACCTTTGGCCGGGCAGTCGGTGTTGATATTGGGCTATGGTGCGATCGGCGAAATGTTTGTACAGTTGCTGGCTCCTTTTAAGATGGATGTGACTGCGGTGCGACGTACGCCGACTGGACGTGAGCGGGTGCGCACGCTTGCTTTGGATGCTTTGCCGGAGGTTCTCGGGCAGGCGGATCATGTGGTTAATATACTACCAGATAGCACAGAGACTTCGAATTTTGTGGATGCGAAATTCCTGAGTTTGATGAAAGCGGGCGCAGCTTTTTATAATATAGGGCGGGGCACGACGGTGAATCAGGCGGACTTGGCGGCTGCGTTAAGCTCGAATCATATACACTCCGCCTGGCTGGATGTGACGGATCCGGAGCCTTTGCCGCAGGCGCATCCCTTGCGGCGCTTAGCGAATTGCCATATAACCCCGCATACTGCGGGGGGGCACCAAGGCGAGTCTCTGAGCGTTATTCGACATTTTTTGGAAAATTTAGCAGCTTTCGAGTCCGGACAGGCGATACGTAACCGAATCATGTAG
- a CDS encoding endonuclease/exonuclease/phosphatase family protein, translating into MKCLTWNLEWASPTSKRLRIIRDRIGEADPDVVCYTEINRSTLPKDGFAIEAESDYGYPTTGEKRKVILWSKQPWSEFDDGGASGLPSGRFVSGVTGSIRFVGVCIPWRDAHVRTGRKDREAWEDHLLYCRELGQILDRYSRDGIPICVLGDYNQRIPKGTQPQRAFNALTEAIPRQFDIATEGILDPDGKSLIDHYAVSPELRVEAIEVLHRFTPDGTRLSDHVGVLTTLKINKAKSSSQEH; encoded by the coding sequence ATGAAATGCCTCACATGGAACCTCGAATGGGCTTCCCCAACCAGCAAGCGGTTGCGGATCATCCGCGACAGAATAGGTGAGGCGGATCCGGACGTGGTATGCTACACCGAGATTAATCGATCCACCCTTCCAAAAGATGGATTCGCAATTGAAGCTGAATCCGATTACGGATACCCAACCACAGGCGAGAAGCGAAAAGTAATCCTATGGAGCAAGCAACCGTGGTCCGAGTTCGATGACGGAGGTGCGTCAGGGTTACCTTCGGGTCGCTTCGTTTCAGGGGTGACAGGTTCCATTCGTTTTGTCGGTGTCTGTATTCCCTGGCGAGACGCGCACGTGAGAACAGGGCGCAAAGACAGAGAAGCATGGGAGGATCACCTTTTGTATTGTCGCGAACTCGGGCAGATTCTTGATCGATATTCTCGAGATGGGATTCCGATCTGCGTGCTCGGAGACTACAATCAGAGAATACCGAAAGGGACTCAACCGCAGCGAGCCTTTAACGCGCTAACTGAAGCTATTCCTCGTCAGTTTGATATCGCTACAGAAGGAATTTTGGATCCCGACGGAAAGAGCCTGATCGACCATTATGCGGTTTCTCCCGAACTTAGAGTTGAGGCAATCGAAGTGTTGCATCGGTTCACGCCAGATGGAACGAGGCTTTCTGATCATGTTGGCGTCCTGACCACACTCAAAATCAACAAAGCGAAATCGAGTAGCCAGGAGCACTAA
- a CDS encoding alginate export family protein has protein sequence MKSVYQTTSLAFMLATSVTGVVANTAESFLDTTFYKLESAVPGKFNLDARLRYESFDLQNAVPANDRDGHSLRLRYGYTTPNLSGFTAMIEGETVTRVGGQVNDIHPLDEAGDGTDLNQLWLQYQDAEYGHIKLGRQIYALDDHRFIGHVGWRQNIQTFDAVTAEYSGIEKLSVKPFYLAEQHSVNGLHNELKAYGLNVAYRFSKAFVATAFYYDIDGDEASNADASNETLGLRVTGTVMLDELPITYAASLAEQTDAGASSKDYDAAYYAADVSTQIEAVTLGGGFEIMQAEFRTPLATVHKFNGFADALLPTGGFANGLEDLYLYAGYTLPIGNGIPVKVIYHWFDSESSGAAGQDGGKEIDLVASYRINQYVSLLAKYGDYESDGGVGNAGAVDKEMFTFELNFKY, from the coding sequence ATGAAATCCGTATATCAAACCACCTCGCTTGCTTTCATGCTGGCTACGAGTGTCACTGGCGTCGTTGCCAATACAGCCGAATCTTTTTTAGATACGACTTTTTACAAACTCGAATCTGCCGTGCCCGGTAAATTTAACCTCGATGCGCGTTTGCGTTATGAATCGTTTGACTTGCAGAATGCTGTGCCTGCAAACGATCGCGACGGTCACTCCTTGCGCCTACGCTATGGCTACACAACGCCGAACTTGAGCGGTTTTACTGCTATGATTGAGGGGGAAACTGTGACACGTGTGGGCGGGCAGGTGAACGATATTCATCCCCTCGACGAAGCGGGGGATGGCACGGATCTTAATCAACTCTGGTTGCAGTATCAAGATGCCGAGTACGGTCACATCAAGTTGGGACGTCAGATCTATGCGCTCGATGACCACCGCTTTATTGGTCATGTCGGCTGGCGCCAGAATATTCAAACATTTGATGCCGTTACAGCGGAGTATTCAGGCATCGAGAAGCTTTCTGTGAAACCATTTTACCTCGCTGAGCAGCACAGTGTGAATGGGCTGCATAATGAGCTTAAGGCATATGGATTGAATGTCGCTTATCGTTTTTCAAAAGCGTTTGTCGCGACTGCGTTTTATTATGATATTGACGGCGATGAAGCAAGCAATGCCGACGCATCCAACGAAACCTTGGGGCTGCGTGTGACTGGCACCGTAATGTTGGATGAGTTGCCCATTACCTATGCCGCGAGCCTTGCCGAGCAGACGGATGCCGGAGCCTCTAGCAAGGATTATGATGCTGCCTATTATGCGGCCGATGTGTCGACTCAGATCGAGGCTGTCACACTGGGTGGGGGCTTTGAAATTATGCAGGCTGAGTTTCGCACGCCTCTTGCCACCGTGCACAAGTTTAATGGTTTCGCAGACGCGCTGTTGCCGACGGGAGGCTTTGCTAATGGGCTAGAGGATCTTTACCTCTATGCAGGCTATACGCTGCCGATCGGGAATGGCATTCCAGTTAAGGTCATCTATCACTGGTTCGACTCTGAGTCGTCGGGCGCGGCTGGACAGGATGGCGGTAAGGAGATTGACTTGGTCGCTTCGTATCGGATCAATCAATACGTCTCTCTGCTTGCCAAGTATGGTGATTACGAGAGTGACGGTGGTGTGGGCAATGCTGGTGCGGTGGACAAAGAAATGTTCACTTTTGAACTGAACTTTAAATACTAA
- a CDS encoding MotA/TolQ/ExbB proton channel family protein, protein MHRKYTNKTDHRKMKNGRKLALWGACLQIAPVFALLVAILGPAISIFASFSQLTEFGQNAQESSDALASNMSIAMSLTAIGIIAAFIGLFLGLICLLVALFSHRYRAPWFFWFMTIYSLFSLLAFPVGTVIGIIVLVHIIPRKEEFWCDQDGAEQPI, encoded by the coding sequence GTGCATCGAAAATACACTAATAAAACTGATCACAGAAAAATGAAAAATGGAAGAAAACTAGCACTCTGGGGCGCATGCTTACAGATCGCCCCAGTATTCGCTCTTCTGGTTGCCATATTAGGGCCAGCAATTAGTATCTTTGCCTCGTTCAGTCAGTTAACTGAATTTGGACAGAATGCACAAGAGTCATCCGATGCGTTGGCTAGTAATATGAGCATTGCTATGAGTTTAACTGCGATTGGAATTATTGCGGCATTCATTGGATTATTCTTAGGATTAATTTGCCTGCTGGTCGCACTCTTTTCGCATCGATACAGAGCACCATGGTTTTTCTGGTTTATGACCATTTATTCCCTTTTTAGCCTATTGGCATTTCCAGTCGGAACAGTAATCGGAATTATCGTGTTGGTTCACATCATTCCCCGTAAAGAAGAGTTCTGGTGTGATCAAGACGGAGCTGAACAACCCATTTGA
- a CDS encoding sugar transferase — MQKESNFWAKEILSGDVEKWHRRSALKRLRWRVIIRMTLGLKRLVDIVGALAAIVISSPIFILTALAIKLDDGGPVLFKQIRVGAGGELFEIWKFRSMVLNADQIKDEILEQNAHGDSGVTFKMKDDPRITKPGKWIRKLSIDEFPQFFNVLIGNMSLVGPRPPVPREVALYGARHLRRLRAKPGITCLWQIGGRADIDFEGQVRLDLQYIHSQGFWSDLVILIKTVPAVLLGKGAY; from the coding sequence ATGCAAAAAGAATCAAATTTCTGGGCAAAGGAGATCCTCTCTGGAGACGTCGAAAAATGGCACCGCCGTTCAGCCTTAAAGCGTTTACGCTGGCGGGTCATCATCCGCATGACGCTTGGATTGAAACGCCTGGTTGACATCGTTGGTGCACTGGCGGCGATCGTGATTAGCTCTCCGATTTTTATACTGACAGCACTGGCGATCAAGTTGGATGATGGTGGACCTGTGCTTTTTAAACAGATTCGTGTGGGAGCCGGCGGCGAGTTGTTTGAGATTTGGAAGTTTCGTTCGATGGTTTTAAATGCCGACCAGATCAAAGATGAGATCTTGGAACAGAACGCGCATGGGGATAGTGGTGTGACCTTTAAGATGAAGGATGACCCGCGCATCACCAAGCCAGGTAAGTGGATTCGTAAGTTATCGATCGACGAGTTCCCCCAGTTTTTCAATGTATTGATCGGCAACATGTCATTGGTTGGGCCACGCCCCCCGGTGCCACGTGAGGTTGCACTTTACGGGGCTCGCCACCTGCGTCGTCTGCGTGCTAAGCCTGGAATCACTTGTCTATGGCAAATTGGCGGACGGGCGGATATTGATTTCGAAGGTCAAGTTCGTTTAGATTTGCAGTATATACATTCACAGGGCTTTTGGTCGGACTTGGTTATTTTAATAAAGACGGTGCCAGCGGTGTTGCTCGGGAAAGGAGCGTACTAA
- a CDS encoding heme NO-binding domain-containing protein: protein MKGMVFTNFLEMVEDRYGMDMVDTIIEASDLPSQGAYTAVGTYPHTEMVSLLISLEKETGVSVSELLVIYGSYLFEKLATGYPVMLTDCQCSRDLLIRLDGVVHVEVAKLYPDAELPRFKTVELPNGDLEMTYLSDRHLEDLAEGLLHGSLKHFKDQASITRHPQADGSVIFKICYDANTER, encoded by the coding sequence ATGAAAGGTATGGTATTTACAAATTTCCTCGAAATGGTCGAGGATCGCTATGGTATGGACATGGTGGACACGATCATCGAGGCATCGGACCTCCCCTCACAAGGAGCGTATACGGCGGTCGGCACTTATCCACACACTGAGATGGTGAGCTTACTGATTTCTTTGGAAAAAGAAACGGGAGTTTCTGTATCGGAACTCTTGGTGATCTATGGTAGCTACCTTTTCGAAAAACTGGCGACTGGATATCCGGTCATGCTAACCGACTGTCAGTGTAGTCGCGATTTGTTGATTCGTTTGGACGGAGTGGTGCATGTAGAAGTCGCTAAATTATATCCCGACGCGGAGTTGCCTCGCTTTAAAACAGTTGAACTACCGAATGGCGACTTGGAGATGACCTATCTATCGGATCGTCACTTAGAGGATTTGGCGGAAGGCTTACTTCATGGCAGCCTCAAGCATTTTAAAGATCAAGCAAGCATCACGCGACACCCGCAAGCAGATGGCAGTGTCATCTTCAAGATCTGCTATGACGCAAATACTGAGCGTTAA
- the malQ gene encoding 4-alpha-glucanotransferase, with amino-acid sequence MSQAPLYNWLNERTAGALLHVSSLPSDTGIGNLGDGAYRYIDFLHASGMSVWQICPLGPTGFGDSPYQCFSAFAGNPYFIDLKPLVAEGLVTDEEYARLSALPRDHVDYGAVYHAIWPILRNAYERFKASKKKQFLDYGSIAKFRLAQGDWLEDFALFLALKEDFGGRCWLDWPADFRTAASARTQELSEQVLDAADAHVFYQYLFYAQLAKLRAYAGSHGIEIMGDAPIFVALDSADVWANPELFQLKKNGRPRAVAGVPPDYFAADGQLWGNPLYDWKVHEKTDFAWWIKRIQSNLEFYDIVRLDHFRGFESYWSVPAEETTARNGTWTPCPGMQLFEAIRAACPEAKLIAEDLGIITEDVRALREATGLPGMAVLQFAFGGEADNAYLPHNYDRNCVAYSGTHDNDTTIGWYQSLDAATQDHVRRYLGVSGQEIAWDFIRLAVKSSAHLAVFPLQDLMSLGSEARLNTPGAPIGNWQWRYQPEQLDALQAESSHYLRELIRLYGR; translated from the coding sequence ATGAGCCAAGCACCTCTCTATAACTGGTTGAACGAACGCACTGCGGGTGCACTCTTACATGTCAGCTCGCTGCCGTCGGATACGGGGATCGGCAACTTGGGGGACGGTGCCTATCGCTACATCGATTTCTTGCACGCCTCGGGCATGTCGGTTTGGCAGATCTGTCCGCTGGGGCCGACTGGCTTTGGCGACTCGCCTTACCAGTGCTTCTCAGCCTTTGCGGGTAATCCATATTTCATCGACTTGAAACCACTCGTGGCGGAAGGCTTGGTCACGGACGAAGAGTATGCACGTCTCTCTGCACTGCCTCGGGATCATGTGGACTATGGCGCCGTGTACCATGCGATTTGGCCGATCCTGCGCAATGCCTACGAGCGCTTTAAGGCGTCCAAGAAAAAGCAATTTCTAGACTATGGTTCGATTGCCAAGTTTCGTCTGGCGCAGGGGGATTGGTTAGAGGACTTCGCACTTTTTTTGGCCCTGAAAGAAGATTTTGGTGGTCGCTGTTGGTTGGACTGGCCCGCTGACTTTCGCACAGCAGCCAGCGCCCGCACACAGGAGCTTTCGGAACAGGTATTGGATGCGGCTGATGCTCATGTCTTTTATCAGTATCTTTTTTACGCTCAATTGGCAAAATTGCGCGCCTATGCGGGCAGCCATGGGATCGAAATCATGGGAGATGCCCCGATTTTCGTCGCTCTTGACAGTGCGGATGTTTGGGCGAATCCAGAGCTCTTTCAGCTAAAGAAGAACGGTCGTCCCAGGGCGGTCGCCGGCGTGCCACCGGATTATTTCGCTGCGGATGGGCAACTCTGGGGCAATCCTCTCTATGACTGGAAAGTGCACGAAAAAACGGACTTCGCTTGGTGGATCAAACGCATCCAATCTAATTTGGAGTTTTATGATATTGTGCGCTTAGACCACTTTCGCGGCTTCGAATCTTATTGGTCGGTGCCGGCGGAGGAAACGACAGCACGCAATGGCACTTGGACGCCCTGCCCTGGCATGCAGTTATTTGAGGCAATCCGGGCGGCTTGCCCGGAGGCCAAGCTGATCGCAGAGGACTTGGGCATCATTACTGAAGATGTGCGCGCGCTGCGCGAAGCGACAGGTCTCCCTGGGATGGCTGTCTTACAGTTTGCATTTGGTGGCGAGGCGGACAACGCCTACTTGCCACACAATTACGACCGCAACTGTGTCGCCTATTCAGGCACACACGATAACGACACTACGATTGGATGGTATCAATCACTCGACGCAGCGACTCAAGACCATGTTCGCCGCTACCTGGGGGTTTCAGGCCAAGAGATCGCGTGGGACTTCATTCGTTTGGCTGTGAAATCCAGTGCACACTTAGCCGTGTTCCCGCTACAGGACTTGATGAGCTTGGGCAGTGAGGCGCGGCTAAACACCCCGGGGGCGCCGATCGGAAATTGGCAGTGGCGCTATCAACCCGAGCAGTTAGATGCACTGCAAGCTGAGAGTTCGCATTATTTGCGTGAACTGATTCGACTCTACGGGCGATAA
- a CDS encoding adenine phosphoribosyltransferase has translation MNIESYIRTTPDFPKPGVIFRDFTPLLAHGPAFRALIDQLKGRYEGKEIDVVVGIEARGFVLASALAYALGAGTVLIRKAGKLPHQTHAQEYELEYGSSVLEISCDALQAGQRVLVVDDVLATGGTVGAAVKLLEMHFSIALEELVFLIELDDLKGRETLPDIPIYSVFHY, from the coding sequence ATGAATATCGAGTCTTACATTCGCACGACTCCAGACTTTCCCAAGCCTGGCGTTATCTTTCGTGATTTTACGCCTTTGCTGGCGCATGGCCCGGCTTTTCGGGCTTTGATTGATCAGTTAAAAGGGCGCTATGAGGGGAAGGAGATCGATGTGGTTGTTGGGATTGAGGCGCGTGGTTTTGTTCTCGCTTCTGCTTTGGCCTATGCTTTGGGCGCGGGCACGGTTTTGATTCGTAAGGCTGGTAAGTTGCCACATCAGACACATGCTCAGGAGTATGAACTGGAGTATGGCTCGAGTGTCCTGGAGATTAGCTGCGATGCTTTGCAGGCGGGGCAACGGGTTTTGGTGGTGGATGATGTGCTTGCTACGGGCGGCACTGTGGGGGCGGCGGTTAAGTTGCTAGAGATGCACTTTTCGATTGCGCTTGAAGAGTTGGTTTTTCTGATCGAACTCGATGATTTGAAGGGGCGCGAAACGCTGCCAGATATACCGATTTATTCGGTGTTTCATTATTAA
- a CDS encoding hemolysin family protein: MPYTEFINFGIAAAPVQATATATQWDVIVLIGSILLALGFSFLCSIAEAVLLSVTPSYIESLRSKQPRRAQRLRKLKLENVDRSLAAILTLNTIAHTVGAILSGAKATVVFGSAWFGLFSAIMTLMILFLSEIVPKTLGALYWKQLVKPTALFVESLIWLLYPVVWLSEHLTQFISGGKKGHAFSRDELISMTRIGEASGNMPKSESRILKNLFRLETLTAQDIMTPRTVIAAMPESDRLAQALGTVTEQPFSRIPIYKEDKDHISGFVLRDDVLMANARGQDSGTLDQIRRDILKVQDSVSLSELFDLFLQARAHIAMVLDEYGGSKGLVTLEDLVETLIGIEIIDETDDVVDMRALARKRWQKRAQAMGLSTDEH, encoded by the coding sequence ATGCCATACACAGAATTCATCAATTTCGGCATCGCCGCCGCTCCAGTTCAAGCCACGGCCACGGCGACACAGTGGGATGTGATCGTGCTCATTGGATCAATTCTCTTGGCTTTAGGGTTTTCTTTTCTGTGTTCCATCGCCGAAGCCGTCTTACTCAGCGTCACGCCCTCCTACATCGAAAGCCTGCGCTCCAAGCAACCACGCCGCGCACAACGCCTGCGAAAACTCAAACTTGAAAACGTGGACCGCTCCTTAGCGGCCATTCTCACACTCAACACCATTGCCCACACCGTCGGAGCCATCCTCTCTGGAGCCAAAGCGACAGTGGTGTTCGGCAGCGCCTGGTTCGGCTTATTTTCAGCGATCATGACCTTGATGATCCTCTTCTTATCCGAGATCGTGCCCAAAACGCTGGGCGCGCTGTATTGGAAGCAACTAGTCAAGCCCACGGCTCTTTTTGTCGAAAGCCTCATCTGGCTACTCTACCCCGTCGTATGGCTCTCCGAGCATCTGACTCAGTTCATATCCGGCGGCAAAAAGGGGCATGCCTTCAGTCGCGACGAACTCATCTCCATGACACGTATCGGCGAGGCGTCAGGCAACATGCCCAAAAGTGAATCCCGCATTCTAAAAAACCTATTCCGCCTGGAGACGCTTACCGCACAAGACATTATGACACCTCGCACGGTCATTGCCGCCATGCCGGAAAGCGATAGACTCGCGCAAGCCCTTGGAACAGTCACAGAGCAACCCTTCTCACGTATCCCCATCTACAAAGAGGATAAAGATCATATCAGCGGCTTCGTACTTCGAGACGACGTCCTCATGGCCAATGCACGTGGCCAAGATTCCGGCACACTCGACCAAATCCGTCGCGACATATTGAAAGTGCAAGACTCTGTATCACTAAGCGAGCTCTTCGACCTATTTCTACAAGCGCGCGCCCACATCGCGATGGTGCTCGACGAATACGGAGGTAGCAAGGGCTTAGTCACACTCGAAGATCTCGTCGAAACTCTAATCGGCATTGAGATCATCGATGAAACAGATGATGTCGTCGACATGCGTGCCTTGGCCCGCAAACGTTGGCAAAAACGCGCCCAAGCCATGGGCCTGTCAACCGACGAACACTAA